DNA from Fibrobacter sp. UWEL:
CGGAGGTGATTCCATGAGTGGATTTCTAGCCCGCTACAAGTACACCTTGCTTACCGTTTTGTCTGTCGTGGCTCTGGTTGCTATCATCGGAGTGTATTTGTTCCCCAGGATGAGGGATGCCAGTGGCATATTGGTGGCCATCCGTTCCGAAATAGGGGAGTCTTCGGTTTTGGACAACGGCACAACGTCGCCGGATTCGCTAATCGCCAACTACAAAAAGATTTCCTCGGAACTGGATTCTTACGTGAATGTATCGGTGTCTTCTTCCAAGATACTGACATTTATTCTGGAAGCATCCAAGCAAAACGAGGTTGTTCTTCAGGATTTGTCAACCGGCGAGGTGGCAAGGCGTGGCGAGAATCTGGAATACCCCGTAAGGTTCAAGGCGAATTCCGGATTCCCTCAGTTCCTGCGATTCTTGACCACCTTGGAAAACAGCACCTATAGTGTCAAGGTCGTTAATGTGGACATGCGCCCCGGTGTGGCTTCTGTCTATCTGTCGGTCCTCAGCAAGGCAGGTCACGATGAATAAGTTCCTTGTTCTCCTGGTGACTGTTACGCTCATGATCTGGGGTGTATTCCTGTTCAAGATGTCTGATAAGGTGGATTCCCAGAAAGGCCAAAGTGAATCTGGATTGTTTGAGGAATTGTCTGGCAAAACGCCCCTGGATATTGAAACCCGCCTGGATTTTAAGAGCCTGCTTTCTCGCTTGAACCCGCAGGAAATGCCGGAAAATGACTTGCGCGATCCCTTCAAGGTTCCCACAAGCATTTTGCCACCGCCTAAGCCCCGTGTGGTGAAGGTTGCCTCCGCCCCTGTGGAAGCCCCGGTGGCAGTGGCTCCGCCTCCTCCCAAGCCGCCTTCCATTACTTTGGATGCCATTTTGCCCGGCGACAATCCTGTGGCCATCATCAAGTTCCGTGGCGAATCCGCAGTTGTCAGCGTAGGCCAGGAAATCTGGAATGTGGTGGTGCAGTCCATTGAATCCAACCGCGTCGTATTGCAGTACGCCGGCGGAACTTTTGAGATCAGGTGATTTTTTATTTCATAAAAAAAAGACCTCGCGTTTTTGCGAGGCCTTTTTAAATGCTTGGATCCTTCGCGCCTGCGGCGCTCAGGATGACGACTGTAATCATCGCTCAGGATGACGGTTGCAATTACTTCTCCAGCTTGAAGAATACGGCGCCCAGGGGCGGGACCTGTACGTTCATGCTCTGTGCGCGGTTCTGCCACGGGATCTGTTCGGTCTGGACTTCACCGAAGTTACCTACGTTGGAACCGCCATACATGCTGGCGTCGGTATTGAAGATTTCCTTCCACTTACCCTTGGTAGGTGCGCCTAGACGATAGTCGTTGCGGACTACTGGAGTGAAGTTGAATACGCAGAGAATTTCGTTACCGTGGTCATCCTTACGGACGAAGCTTACGATGGAATTGTCTGCGTCATCGCACCAGATCCATTCGAAACCGGTATGGTAATGGTCGATTTCCCAGAAGGGTGCGTTGTCCTTGTAGATGTGGTTCAAGTCCTTCATCATGGCGAGGATCTTGCCGTGGCTATCCCAGCTGACCAGGTGCCAGTCCAGGGAGCGCTTTTCGCACCATTCACGGAACTGACCGAATTCGTTGCCCATGAAGTTCAGCTTCTTGCCCGGGTGTGCGTACTGGAAGGCGTAAGTCAAACGGAGGTTTGCAAACTTCTGCCAGTTGTCGCCAGGCATCTTGCCCAGCATGGAGCCCTTGCCGTGAACAACTTCGTCGTGGCTGAACACCTGGATGAAGTTTTCGGAGTAGGCATATACCATGCTGAAGGTTAAGCTGTTGTGATGATACTTACGATGGATGGGCTCGTGCTGGATGTAGCTGAGGAAGTCGTTCATCCAACCCATGTTCCATTTGTAGTGGAAGCCAAGACCCCCCTGTTCAGGAGGACGGGTGATGCTTGGGAAGCTGGTGGATTCTTCGGCAATGAGGATGCCGTGAGGAGCCAAGCGGCCCATCACAGAATTCAAGTGCTTCAGGAATTCAAGGGTGTCGTAGTTGATGTTGCCGCCGTCCTTGTTGGGAACCCATTCGCCGGGGCCCTTACCGTAGTCAAGGTACAGCATACTTGCAACCGCATCTACACGGAGGCCATCGCAGTGGAATTCCTTGAGCCAGTACATTGCGTTTGCAATGAGGAAGTTCTTGACTTCGTTACGGCCCAGGTTAAAGATGTAGGTGCCCCAGTGGGGGTGTTCGCCCTGGCGGGGGTCTGCGTGTTCATAGCAGGCGGTGCCGTCGAAGCGGCCCAGTGCATGGGCGTCCTTGGGGAAGTGTGCCGGAACCCAGTCGATAATCACGCCGATTTCGTTCTGGTGGCAAAGGTCCACGAACTTACGGAACTGGTCGGGAGTGCCGTAGCGGCTGGTGGGGGAGTAGTAGCCCGTCACCTGGTAGCCCCAGGATTCGTCCAGCGGGTGCTCTGCCAGGGGCAAAAATTCCACATGGGTATAGCCCATTTCCTTCAGGTAAGGAATGAGGGAGTCCGCCAGTTCTTCCCAGTTCAGGAAACGGTCCGGATCTGCGGGATCGCGACGCCAGGAACCGGCGTGGACTTCGTAGATGTTCATGGGGCTGCCGAAGACCTTGGTGGCGTAATGGGTATACATGTACAGGTCATCGCCCCATTCGTAACCATCCAGGTGGGTGGTAATGGAAGCGGTTGCCGGACGGACTTCGGAAAGCTTTGCCAGCGGGTCCACCTTTACGTGGAGGTTGCCATCGGCGCCATGGATTTCGAAACGGTAAAGTTCGCCTTCGCCAAGGTTCGGGATGAAGATTTCCCAAATGCCGGAGGAACCCAGCATGCGCATCTGGTGGCGGCGGCCATCCCAGGAGTTGAAGTTACCGATGACGGAAACGGCGCGAGCATTGGGTGCCCAAACGGCGAAGTGAACGCCCTTGAAGCCCTGATGTTCCACCAGGTTGGCGCCCAGCTTGCGGTAAAGTTCGTAATGAGTACCGGAGGCAATCAGGTGACGGTCAAAGTCGGACAGCACCGGAAGGAATGCGTACGGATCGGTAAGGGTATATTCGTTACCATCGTCCTGACGGATGATCAGGTTATAGAAGAAGGGGGTGTACTCCTTGTCCAGGATGGCTTCGAAAAAGCCGGTGTCGCCAATCTTCACAAAGTCGAATTCAAATTCACCATCGCAGGATTCACCTGTGATGTAGGAAGCCTGGGGCTGGTAGGTACGGATAACGGTCTTTACGCCCTTGTCCGTGTTCAGCGGATGAATGCCTAGGATCGAAAACGGATCCTTGGTGCCGAAATTCCAAATAGCCTGCATGTCTTCCGACGTCAAACTGGTAAAATCATTCCATTCCATAATAAAACTCCTGGGCGAAACTCGGTCTACCAAATAGGCTGGTTTTACCCATATATTCTTTTGTAAATATAAGTAAAACTATTTTTTTGTGCGAAAAATTCTAAAAAAATAAATCAAAAAAATGACTCTTTGTCATTTGCCTCGTACCTGGAACCTGGAGCCTGGAGCCTTGATCCTGGCGCCTCGAACCTGACCTTAATTACTATCTTTTTTTTCGTATGAATAAGCGTGTTTTGACTATCCAGGATATTTCCTGTTTTGGCCAGTGTTCCTCTACGGTGGCCCTGCCTATTGTTTCTGCCTGCGGTATTGAATGTGCCGTACTCCCTTCTGCGGTGCTTTCCACCCATACGGGCCGTTTCAGAGGGTACACTTTTAGGGACCTTACCGACGACATGCTGCCCATCCGAGACCACTGGGTGAGGGAAGGCATTAAGTTTGACGCTTTCTATACGGGTTATCTTGGTAGCGTGCGCCAGGTGGATATTGTCCGCGAAATTATGTCCACTACCGCCAATCCAGGTGCGCTCCGCATCATTGATCCGGTTCTTGCGGATGCAGGTAAGCTGTATGCGGGCTTTGACCTGAATTTCGTGGAAGCCATGAAGCGCCTCTGTGGCGAAGCGGACGTACTGCTCCCAAACATTTCCGAGGCAAGTTATCTTACTGGACTACCTTATACCGAGGAATATGATCGAGCCTATATCGCCGAATTATGCAAGCGCCTGTGTTCCTTAGGCACTAAGTGTGTCATCATGACGGGCATTGGATTCCGTGAGGGCTATACCGGCATCGCCGTTTACGAAAATGGCGAACTTAAGCACTACGAACACAAGAAAGTGTCCATGTGGTGTCACGGAACCGGGGATATTTACGCCTCCGCCATTACGGGATCCCTTATGAGGGGTAAATCCATCATGGAAGCAGTAAAAATTGCCGCGGATTTTACTCTAAAAGCTATTGAAAATACTGTGGACGATGCAGAAGAACACTGGTATGGTGTTAAATTTGAATCAGCAATACCGACTCTGGTAAAATCGTTCGAATAACAATTGAGGTTTAGAGATGGCCGAAGAAAATATCAACTGGGAACCGCTGGTTTACACCGAAACTTTCAAGGTCACTCCCGAAATGATCGATGACAATCATCATTTCAACAACGTCTGGTCCGTCCAGTGGATCCAGGACATTTCCAAGAATCATTCCGAACAGTGCGGCGGCACCGCTCTTATGCGGGAGATGGGCTGCGGTTGGATGATTCATGAACAGCACATCGTTTACAAGAACCAGGCCTTTCTGGGTGACGAAATCAAGGGAACCACTTGGGTGGATTCCTTCAGCAAAGTGGTTAGCAAGCGTAAGTGCAAGTTCGAGCGGGTCAGTGACGGTAAGGTGATTTTCGAGTCCGAGACCCAGTGGGTGCTGGTGGATATTAACCGCGGCCGCCCCAAGGCTATTACTCCGGAAATGGTGGCTCACTACGGCACCTTGAAGTAATTTTTTATACATTGTACTTGTATGTCTAGCATTATTGAATACAAGGGCAAGAAGCCTGTCATTGGCGATCGCGTGTTTATCGCAGAAGGAGCCCGCCTGATTGGTGATGTGGAAATCGGTGAGGATTCCTCTGTTTTTTATAACGCCGTCATTCGCGCCGATTTAGCTGAAATTCGCATTGGCAAGCGAACCAACATTCAGGATAACGCCTCCATCCATCTTTCCCTGGACCAGGGCGTCCATGTAGGGGACGAAGTGACGGTAGGCCATAATGCCATCCTTCACGCCTGCGATATTGAGGACAATGTCCTGATTGGCATGGGTGCTATTGTGATGGACGGAGCCCGTATTCGTAAGAATTCGGTGGTGGCTGCAGGCTCCCTAGTTCCCCAGAACAAGGAATATCCCGAAGGAAGTCTCATTGTGGGGTCTCCTGCCAGGGTTTCTCGCCAACTTACGGAAGAAGAAATTCGTAAATTTCACGAAGGAGTGTTGCACTACCTTGAAATTAAGGATGAGCTTCTGAGTGTTTAAGTTTGTTTTTCTCATAAATCCCATTAGTGGTGGCGGCCAGGGGAAGGTGATTCACCAGTACCTGCCAGAGATTATGGAGTCCATGGGCTTTACCGCGGACCAGTGGAAGGCTGATTTCACCAAACGTGACGGGATGGAACAACAAATTCTGGAAGCCCTTTCCTCTACGGAAACGCTGATTGCGGTAGGCGGTGATGGAACCGTTTCTTCCGTGCTTTCCGTGATGATCAACTCCGAATATACTAAGACGGTAAAGATTGGCCTGATTCCCCTGGGAACAGGAAACGACCTTGCCCGCGTCTTGAACCTTTACAAGCCTTATGTGGACAAGGGCCTGCTGTTCCTGGTCCGCAGGCTTCTGACAGCACCGTCCCAGCCCTTCGATATCTGGAAGGTGAACGGGAAGACCGCCTTTGCCAACTATTTCTCCGGCGGTATTGACGCTCGAATTGCTCACGATTTTAACCTGGACCGCTCTACGGGAGCAATCAAGTCCTGTTCTGTCATTGCTAATAAGCTACACTATGTGAGACGCTTCTTTGCGGATCGTAACTACAAGTTGAAGCCCGCCAAACTGAACTATGTGACGGAAGACGGCATGAATCGTTGGCGTGATATTTCCGGATACAGGACGGTCATTGTAGGGAACATCCCCAGCTTTGCCAGTGGTTCCAATCCGTTCTACAAGTCCAACATGGCGGATGGCCTGCTGGAAATTGTTTGCGTCTGCAATATTGTCCAGTTCCTGCTGGGCATCGCCCTAGGAACCGTACCTGTTTTGGGAAATCTCCTGAAGAAGTATTTCCTCAAGTCCCGCAAGGCGAAGTCCATTACCTTCGATTTAGCCGAGGATGAATTCCTGCAGTTGGATGGGGAAGACCTGAGCGGCAAGGTGGGCAAGAAAGTAACCATCGAATACGCCTGCAAAATTCAGATTCTCGCCTTAGGTAAGTAATGACACCTGTGCAACTGAATGAGGTCCTGGACCAGCTGGCCATGGATTTTGACGGACCTGTCTGCTATGACAGAAATTGCCCTGACTTTGAACTGACGGGCTTTGCCTCCATGGAAAAGGCGACCCCGACGGATGTGAGTTTCTGGAATGGGAATATCAAGAGCATTACAGGTGCTGCTGGATTTTCTAGAAAGGATTTGGAGAACTGTGAAGCCGGATTGCTTTTTGTTCCCTCTCGATTGATGAAAGACGAATCCGCTACGGAACTTCGTCAAGTGTTTCCTGAGGTTCGTTGCCTGGTATCTGTGGACAATCCTTACCATGCTATGGTCCGCTTTATGGAAAAATTCGGGCCTACACC
Protein-coding regions in this window:
- a CDS encoding pyridoxamine kinase — protein: MNKRVLTIQDISCFGQCSSTVALPIVSACGIECAVLPSAVLSTHTGRFRGYTFRDLTDDMLPIRDHWVREGIKFDAFYTGYLGSVRQVDIVREIMSTTANPGALRIIDPVLADAGKLYAGFDLNFVEAMKRLCGEADVLLPNISEASYLTGLPYTEEYDRAYIAELCKRLCSLGTKCVIMTGIGFREGYTGIAVYENGELKHYEHKKVSMWCHGTGDIYASAITGSLMRGKSIMEAVKIAADFTLKAIENTVDDAEEHWYGVKFESAIPTLVKSFE
- a CDS encoding gamma carbonic anhydrase family protein — encoded protein: MSSIIEYKGKKPVIGDRVFIAEGARLIGDVEIGEDSSVFYNAVIRADLAEIRIGKRTNIQDNASIHLSLDQGVHVGDEVTVGHNAILHACDIEDNVLIGMGAIVMDGARIRKNSVVAAGSLVPQNKEYPEGSLIVGSPARVSRQLTEEEIRKFHEGVLHYLEIKDELLSV
- a CDS encoding thioesterase family protein; the protein is MAEENINWEPLVYTETFKVTPEMIDDNHHFNNVWSVQWIQDISKNHSEQCGGTALMREMGCGWMIHEQHIVYKNQAFLGDEIKGTTWVDSFSKVVSKRKCKFERVSDGKVIFESETQWVLVDINRGRPKAITPEMVAHYGTLK
- the glgB gene encoding 1,4-alpha-glucan branching protein GlgB, which translates into the protein MEWNDFTSLTSEDMQAIWNFGTKDPFSILGIHPLNTDKGVKTVIRTYQPQASYITGESCDGEFEFDFVKIGDTGFFEAILDKEYTPFFYNLIIRQDDGNEYTLTDPYAFLPVLSDFDRHLIASGTHYELYRKLGANLVEHQGFKGVHFAVWAPNARAVSVIGNFNSWDGRRHQMRMLGSSGIWEIFIPNLGEGELYRFEIHGADGNLHVKVDPLAKLSEVRPATASITTHLDGYEWGDDLYMYTHYATKVFGSPMNIYEVHAGSWRRDPADPDRFLNWEELADSLIPYLKEMGYTHVEFLPLAEHPLDESWGYQVTGYYSPTSRYGTPDQFRKFVDLCHQNEIGVIIDWVPAHFPKDAHALGRFDGTACYEHADPRQGEHPHWGTYIFNLGRNEVKNFLIANAMYWLKEFHCDGLRVDAVASMLYLDYGKGPGEWVPNKDGGNINYDTLEFLKHLNSVMGRLAPHGILIAEESTSFPSITRPPEQGGLGFHYKWNMGWMNDFLSYIQHEPIHRKYHHNSLTFSMVYAYSENFIQVFSHDEVVHGKGSMLGKMPGDNWQKFANLRLTYAFQYAHPGKKLNFMGNEFGQFREWCEKRSLDWHLVSWDSHGKILAMMKDLNHIYKDNAPFWEIDHYHTGFEWIWCDDADNSIVSFVRKDDHGNEILCVFNFTPVVRNDYRLGAPTKGKWKEIFNTDASMYGGSNVGNFGEVQTEQIPWQNRAQSMNVQVPPLGAVFFKLEK
- a CDS encoding diacylglycerol kinase family protein encodes the protein MFKFVFLINPISGGGQGKVIHQYLPEIMESMGFTADQWKADFTKRDGMEQQILEALSSTETLIAVGGDGTVSSVLSVMINSEYTKTVKIGLIPLGTGNDLARVLNLYKPYVDKGLLFLVRRLLTAPSQPFDIWKVNGKTAFANYFSGGIDARIAHDFNLDRSTGAIKSCSVIANKLHYVRRFFADRNYKLKPAKLNYVTEDGMNRWRDISGYRTVIVGNIPSFASGSNPFYKSNMADGLLEIVCVCNIVQFLLGIALGTVPVLGNLLKKYFLKSRKAKSITFDLAEDEFLQLDGEDLSGKVGKKVTIEYACKIQILALGK